The following are from one region of the Ptychodera flava strain L36383 chromosome 15, AS_Pfla_20210202, whole genome shotgun sequence genome:
- the LOC139151288 gene encoding transcription factor SOX-9-like, which produces MPAASPEMSDHDSEIERCPEDLSVQKSEPESDSESDLDSSAKKSGMLPDTIRDAVSQVLKGYDWTLVPMPVRNSSGSKARPHVKRPMNAFMVWAQAARKKLADQYPHLHNAELSKTLGKLWRMLSDKEKKPFVDEAERLRLQHKKDHPDYKYQPRRRKAMKNGQQNNQDEPGNSSSPVPIGFCKVLQRDRPPGKSDNNTGGSGTAHGPPTPPTTPKTESASNPVERDGPPTKKVKLSRPGGDQDPQIDFNGVDIRELSTEVIGNIEGFDVTEFEQYLPPNAASSHHSAGSAQSSSQLPPPPPPMEPNETSAYPHNYSTGNTSNQPGSPGSSWSVSSPQTQVKMESYQALTHYTYANISQQYNNNPGYPPRGVSYENYQDESANSQYYGAANTNMPPPYHYMNSPIYTPLATATTAMSPLSTEDNQQGWEAYPAVVAGEQRS; this is translated from the exons ATGCCTGCCGCTTCTCCCGAAATGAGCGACCACGACAGCGAAATCGAAAGGTGTCCCGAGGACCTGTCAGTACAGAAATCAGAGCCGGAGAGCGACTCCGAGTCCGACCTGGACAGCTCGGCCAAAAAGTCCGGCATGTTGCCCGACACCATCCGCGACGCCGTCAGCCAAGTTCTGAAGGGCTATGACTGGACTTTAGTACCGATGCCGGTGCGAAACAGCAGCGGATCCAAAGCCAGACCGCACGTTAAACGTCCGATGAACGCCTTCATGGTGTGGGCCCAGGCTGCCAGAAAGAAATTGGCCGATCAGTATCCACACCTACACAACGCCGAACTCAGCAAGACATTGGGTAAACTTTGGAG GATGCTGTCTGACAAGGAGAAAAAGCCCTTCGTGGATGAGGCGGAGAGATTGCGTCTGCAACACAAGAAGGACCACCCTGATTACAAGTACCAGCCCAGACGCCGCAAGGCTATGAAGAACGGCCAGCAGAACAACCAGGACGAGCCTGGCAACTCAAGCAGCCCCGTCCCAATCGGTTTCTGCAAGGTCCTGCAGAGAGATCGCCCTCCGGGGAAGAGCGACAACAACACTGGAGGGAGTGGCACGGCGCACGGCCCCCCAACACCGCCAACTACGCCGAAGACTGAGAGTGCGTCGAATCCAGTCGAGAGAGACGGCCCGCCGACCAAGAAAGTGAAACTCTCCAGGCCCGGCGGAGACCAAGATCCACAAATCGATTTCAACGGCGTTGATATTAGAGAACTAAGTACTGAAGTGATTGGCAACATCGAGGGGTTCGACGTTACtgaatttgaacaatatttacCGCCAAATGCGGCCAGTTCGCACCACTCAGCTGGGAGTGCACAATCATCGTCTCAACTTCCCCCGCCCCCGCCTCCAATGGAACCTAACGAGACAAGCGCATATCCACACAACTACAGTACGGGAAACACAAGCAACCAACCGGGCAGCCCCGGGTCAAGCTGGTCGGTCAGCTCACCGCAAACGCAGGTCAAGATGGAGTCTTACCAGGCCCTGACACACTACACGTATGCTAACATATCCCAGCAATACAATAACAACCCCGGCTATCCCCCTCGCGGTGTGTCATACGAAAACTATCAAGACGAGAGCGCCAACAGCCAGTATTACGGCGCCGCGAACACAAACATGCCTCCCCCGTACCACTACATGAACTCGCCGATATACACGCCGCTTGCCACAGCGACAACGGCGATGTCGCCGCTGTCAACAGAGGACAACCAACAGGGCTGGGAGGCTTACCCCGCCGTAGTGGCGGGCGAGCAGAGGTCTTAG